TCGTGCCGGGCTCTGGTCCACGCTCAACCCAGCGTGGCCACGAGCACGGCCTTGATGGTGTGGAGCCGGTTCTCGGCCTGCGTGAACACCACGGAGGCTCCGGACTCGAACACCTCGTCCGTGACCTCAAGTTCAGACAGTCCGAACTTCGCATGCACCTGTCGGCCCACTTCGGTGTCCAGCCCATGGAGGGCGGGCAGGCAGTGCATGAACTTGGTGCGCGGTCGACCGGTGGCGCGCATCAGCGCCGCATTCACCTGGTAGGGCCGCAGCAGCTCGATGCGCTCGGCCCAGGCCGACTCGTCCTCACCCATCGACACCCAGACGTCGGTGTAGACGAAGTCGGCGCCAAGCACCGCCTGCAGCGGGTCGGTCTGCAACTGGATGCGCGCACCGGTGTGTCGCGCCAACTCGTGCATGGCTGCCACCAGGGCGGGCGGCGGCATCAGTGCAGCAGGCGCCGCGATGCGCACGTCCATGCCCATCTGGGTGCCGCCCACCAGCAGCGAGCGGCCCATGTTGAAGCGTGCGTCGCCGAGGTAGCAAAAC
This portion of the Ideonella sp. WA131b genome encodes:
- the argF gene encoding ornithine carbamoyltransferase, translated to MSFNLRNRNLLALKDFAPDAIRYLLDLAVELKRSKAAGTERPRLKGKNIALIFEKPSTRTRCAFEVAVHDQGGHVTVLDAVGSQLGHKESLKDTARVLGRYYDGIEYRGFRQGVVEELARHAQVPVWNGLTDEAHPTQVLADLMTMQELDERPLRELSFCYLGDARFNMGRSLLVGGTQMGMDVRIAAPAALMPPPALVAAMHELARHTGARIQLQTDPLQAVLGADFVYTDVWVSMGEDESAWAERIELLRPYQVNAALMRATGRPRTKFMHCLPALHGLDTEVGRQVHAKFGLSELEVTDEVFESGASVVFTQAENRLHTIKAVLVATLG